The Erwinia sorbitola nucleotide sequence GCTGCGCTGCACCGCAGCGGGCTGGGGACTTTCTGCCGTCGTCTGGCGCTGATCGAACTGGCCGTGTTGCTGGTCGTGGCTTTTGCCTGAGGAACTGACTATGAACACTTCATTTTTACTTGCGGATCCGTTGTGGCCGCTGGCGCTGCTTCAGGCCATGGCGTTACTGGCGCTCGCGCCGTTGTTTGCCGGATTTAGCCGGGTGATGCGTGCACGGATGCACAACCGTCAGGGGCCGGGCGTATTACAGGAATACCGTGATATCGCCAAACTGCTGACCCGCCAGAGTGTTGCGCCCGCCGCAGCCGGTGTCGCGTTTCGCAGCATGCCGTATCTGCTGACCGGAGGCTTACTGGCGATCGCCACCGCGCTGCCGGTGGTAACGCTGGCATCGCCAATCGGCGCTGCGGGCGATCTGATCGCTGTTATCTACCTGTTTGCCATCGTGCGTTTTGTGTTTGCGATTGCCGGTCTCGATACCGGCAGCACCTTCACCGGCATTGGTGCCAGCCGTGAAGCGGTGCTCGGTGTGCTGGTTGAACCGATTCTGCTGCTCGGGCTGTGGATTGCAGCGCTGATAGCGGGTTCAACCTCTCTTGGTGCTATTGCGGCTCGCGTTCTGCACTGGCCGCTGTCCTCCTCTTTAACCCTCGTTCTGGCGGGTCTGGCCTGTGCCTTCGCCACCTATATCGAAATGGGCAAGCTGCCGTTCGATATGGCGGAAGCGGAACAGGAATTACAGGAAGGCCCGCTGACCGAATATTCCGGCGCGGCGCTGGGCGTACTGAAAATCGGTATCAGCCTGAAACAGCTGGTGGTGTTACAGCTGTTCCTCGGCCTGTTTTTCCCGTTCGGACTGGCGGAGCAGTTAACGCCGCTGGCGCTGCTGACCGCCGCGCTGTTGTGCCTGGTGAAACTGCTGATCGCGCTATTTCTGGTCGCGCTAATCGAGAACAGCGTCGCCCGTCTGCGCTTTCTTAAAACGTCCCGCACCACCTGGGCGGGGTTCGGGCTGGCGTTTCTGGCGCTGGTTTCCTGGCTGGTCGCAGGCTGACCTGACATTTTTCTTGTCCCGCTGCGGCGGGAAGAGGCTTTGTAATGAGTGAGTTCAATACCGCATTAAATCAAAACCCGGTCGGTAACGAGTATCTGGCTGCGCTGGCGAAGCAGTTTCCGTCGGCGATTTTAGGCAGTGAATGGCAGACCGACACCCAGGCGACCGTCACCATCAGGCTGAACTGGCTGCCGGAAGTGGTCGAATGGCTCTATTACCAGCGTGGGGGCTGGCTTTCCGTCTTATTCGGCAATGACGAACGTACGCTGTGCGGCAACTACGCCCTCTATTATGTGCTGTCGATGGAGAAGGGCGTGAAGTGCTGGATCACCGTGCGTGCCGAAGTGGATCCGGTGTCGCTGGAGTTCCCGTCAGTAACCCCGCGCGTGCCGGCTGCGGTATGGGGCGAGCGCGAAGTGCGGGATATGTACGGGCTACGCCCTGTCGGGCTGCCGGACGAACGCCGTCTGGTGCTGCCGGATGACTGGCCGGATGATTTATATCCGCTGCGCAAAGACGCGATGGATTACCGTCAGCGTCCTGCACCAACTACGGACGAAGAGACCTATCCGTTTATTTCCGAGGCCAAAGAAGGCAGCAAAATTGTGCCGATTGGTCCGCTGCACGTCACCTCTGACGAACCCGGACATTTTCGTCTGTTTGTTGATGGTGAAGACATTATCGATGCCGATTACCGCCTGTTCTATGTGCACCGTGGCATGGAAAAACTGGCGGAAACGCGTATGGGCTATAACGAAGTCACCTTTCTGTCAGACCGGGTTTGCGGCATCTGCGGCTTCACGCACAGCGTGGCATACACCTCCTCCGTAGAGAACGCGATGGGTATTGTGGTGCCGGAACGCGCCCAGATGATCCGTTCGATTTTGCTGGAGGTCGAACGTCTGCACAGCCATCTGCTCAACCTCGGCCTGGCCTGTCATTTTGTCGGTTTTGATTCCGGTTTCATGCAGTTTTTCCGCGTTCGTGAACAGTCGATGAAGATGGCTGAAATCCTCACCGGCGCACGTAAAACGTATGGCATGAACCTGATTGGCGGTATGCGCCGCGACATTCTCAAAGATGACATGATCGCCACCATTGCTCTGGCGGGCAGCATGCGCCGTGAGCTTAACGAGCTTGTCGATATCCTGCTCAGTACTCCCAATACCGCACAACGCAGCGTTGGCGTTGGCATTCTGGATCCGCTGGTGGCACGAGATTTCAGCAACGTCGGGCCGATGGTACGCGGCAGCGGCTTCCAGCGCGATATGCGTCAGGATCATCCTTATGCCGGTTACGCCAAACTGCCATTTGAACTGTGCAGTGAAACCGGTAACGACGTCTATTCGCGCCTGAAAGTGCGCATCCACGAAGTGTTTAACGCGCTGAATATGATCGAGTTTGGCCTGCAAAGCCTGCCAGGCGGCCCGCTGGCGGTAGAAGGTTTCAACTATATTCCGCACCGTTTTGCCCTCGGTTTCGCCGAAGCACCACGCGGTGACGACATTCACTGGAGCATGACCGGCGACAACCAAAAGCTGTTCCGCTGGCGTTGCCGGGCGGCGACTTACGCCAACTGGCCAACGCTGCGCTACATGCTGCGCGGCAATACAGTCTCCGATGCACCGCTGATCATCGGCAGCCTCGATCCCTGTTATTCCTGCACCGACCGAATGACGGTTGTCGATGTACGTAAGAAAACGTCCATCGTCATCCCTTACAAAGAGATCGAACGTTACGGCATCGAACGTAAAAATTCGCCGCTTTGAGGAACTGCTCATCATGCTGAAACTAATCAAAAAAGTGCTTAAAACCGGCACCGCAACCGTAGCTTATCCGTTTAAGCCGCTGGATCTGGCAGCGAATTTTCGCGGCAAACCGCAATATACCGCTAAACAGTGTATTGCCTGCGGTGCGTGCGCTAATGCCTGTCCGTCTAACGCGCTGACCATGACCACAGCAGAAGACGGCGAAACCATTCGCTGGTCGCTGTTTTTAGGTCGCTGTATTTTCTGCGCCCGCTGTGAGGAGGTCTGTCCGACGGCAGCCATCAGACTGTCGCAGGAGTTTGAACTGGCGGTCTGGCGTAAAGAAGATCTGTTTGAGACCGCGGATTTTCCCATCTGCCATTGCCGCGCCTGCGGTAAGCCTTACGCCGTACAAAAGGAGATCGATTTTGCTCTCAGCCTGTTGCAGGAGAGTGCCGCACTGAGCGATCGACAAATTGCTGACCGCCGTGACCAGTACGAAACCTGCCCCGAATGCAAAAAACTGCACAGTCTCTCCTCCTCGGATCGTATTGATATTGGGCGGCACATGACAACGGAGGCTCACTGATGAGTCATAACCTGATTGCTCCCCGTGACGAAAATGGCCTGCCGGTACCCGTCACGCTGGATGACAGTATTGCCAAACTGAAGTCTACTCTGCTTCACAGCATCCGCCGTTCCGCTTACGTTTATCGCGTTGACTGCGGAGGCTGTAACGGCTGTGAAATTGAGATTTTCGCCGCCATTTCCCCCCTGTTCGACGCCGAACGCTTTGGCATTAAAGTGGTGCCGTCGCCACGCCACGCAGATATTTTGCTGTTCACCGGTGCCGTGACCCGCGCCATGCGCATTCCGGCTCTGCGCGCCTGGGATAGCGCGCCCGATCCGAAAATCTGCATTTCATACGGCGCCTGCGGTAACAGCGGTGGCATTTTCCACGA carries:
- a CDS encoding hydrogenase large subunit, coding for MSEFNTALNQNPVGNEYLAALAKQFPSAILGSEWQTDTQATVTIRLNWLPEVVEWLYYQRGGWLSVLFGNDERTLCGNYALYYVLSMEKGVKCWITVRAEVDPVSLEFPSVTPRVPAAVWGEREVRDMYGLRPVGLPDERRLVLPDDWPDDLYPLRKDAMDYRQRPAPTTDEETYPFISEAKEGSKIVPIGPLHVTSDEPGHFRLFVDGEDIIDADYRLFYVHRGMEKLAETRMGYNEVTFLSDRVCGICGFTHSVAYTSSVENAMGIVVPERAQMIRSILLEVERLHSHLLNLGLACHFVGFDSGFMQFFRVREQSMKMAEILTGARKTYGMNLIGGMRRDILKDDMIATIALAGSMRRELNELVDILLSTPNTAQRSVGVGILDPLVARDFSNVGPMVRGSGFQRDMRQDHPYAGYAKLPFELCSETGNDVYSRLKVRIHEVFNALNMIEFGLQSLPGGPLAVEGFNYIPHRFALGFAEAPRGDDIHWSMTGDNQKLFRWRCRAATYANWPTLRYMLRGNTVSDAPLIIGSLDPCYSCTDRMTVVDVRKKTSIVIPYKEIERYGIERKNSPL
- a CDS encoding respiratory chain complex I subunit 1 family protein, coding for MNTSFLLADPLWPLALLQAMALLALAPLFAGFSRVMRARMHNRQGPGVLQEYRDIAKLLTRQSVAPAAAGVAFRSMPYLLTGGLLAIATALPVVTLASPIGAAGDLIAVIYLFAIVRFVFAIAGLDTGSTFTGIGASREAVLGVLVEPILLLGLWIAALIAGSTSLGAIAARVLHWPLSSSLTLVLAGLACAFATYIEMGKLPFDMAEAEQELQEGPLTEYSGAALGVLKIGISLKQLVVLQLFLGLFFPFGLAEQLTPLALLTAALLCLVKLLIALFLVALIENSVARLRFLKTSRTTWAGFGLAFLALVSWLVAG
- a CDS encoding formate hydrogenlyase complex iron-sulfur subunit; the protein is MLKLIKKVLKTGTATVAYPFKPLDLAANFRGKPQYTAKQCIACGACANACPSNALTMTTAEDGETIRWSLFLGRCIFCARCEEVCPTAAIRLSQEFELAVWRKEDLFETADFPICHCRACGKPYAVQKEIDFALSLLQESAALSDRQIADRRDQYETCPECKKLHSLSSSDRIDIGRHMTTEAH